GCTCCTGTCAGAAAAACGTCTTTTGAGCGATGCCGCGGAGCGTTCGGGCGCCGACCTAGCCCTCCAGGCGCTCACAAGGAACACGACAATCACTTGCATACTCGATACCGCTCGTGCTGAGCCTGTCGAAGCACGAATGCTCTCGCCCTTCGACAGACGCAGGGCGAACGGGGGCATCATGTCGATGAGGATACAATGTATTGCTCGTGATACGTGGCGCCCAACTTACGAGACGCGCGGAAACTCAAGAGGCTTTCTTCAGCAGGAGATGTTGAAAGTCGCGCTCTCCGCCCTTTCTGTGATGTTCCCGGAAGAACCGCTTGGGAGCGTGACACACCGGGCATTCCCATGTTTCGAGAACGTCGGCGAACGATGTGCAGGAAGGAACATGATGCAGAAGGTCGCCCTTCACCGGTTGATACAGGTATCCGCACAGAGAACACTCGTATTCCTTCATTTACCGATCCTCATAACTATATATTATTATATATGTATATTCAAGAAAAACACCCCCCGTCATGGATTCGGCGGATGCAGGCGAGGGTGTTTCATGC
This genomic stretch from Candidatus Ozemobacteraceae bacterium harbors:
- a CDS encoding rubredoxin, whose protein sequence is MKEYECSLCGYLYQPVKGDLLHHVPSCTSFADVLETWECPVCHAPKRFFREHHRKGGERDFQHLLLKKAS